CCGATCCTCCGGAACCTTCACCGTCGCGCCAAGCATCCGATTCGTCGTCTTCGTGCCTGCGGCACCCAACGGATAGAGGCGAAGAGCGGACTGACCCTGAGCGGTATGAGGAATCTGGGCCACTCCAAGAAGCGAACAGACGAGTTGAAGATGAAAATCGTCGGTCGTTTGGATCAAGACCTTCCACGGGACGGAAGGCGATTCACAGTCCTCGAAGCTCATCTGTTCATCGTACCCCGTGGGCGACGGGCGCGCCTCTCACTCGCCACCGCGCAGTTGGCCTCCGCAGATCAAGCCAACCGCCACAGCGACGAAACCCAGAATCAAGTGCAGCCCGATGTGGCTGACGGCTCGCCAGGTCTCTCCCTGCCGGACCAGTTGCACCGCTTCCAGGCCGAACGCGGAAAAGGTCGTAAACCCGCCAAGAAACCCGAATGCAAGAAGACGATGGAGGACGTGGTCGGTGTTCCCACGCCACGGCGCCCAGCCGAACAGGAGACCAACGCCCAGGCAGCCAGTGACGTTCACGATGAGCGTTCCGAGCGGGAGACCGGCGGCGATCACGGTACGTTCGGCGAGCCGGGTGAGTGCAAACCGCAGGATCGAGCCGACCCCACCTCCGAGACCGACGGCAACTAGGTGCGAGATTCGAATATCGAGACCTCCCCTCGAAGGATTCTAACAGCGCGACCGGTCAGACGGTCTAAAATGGCAAACACCAGGAGGACACGATGATCGAGGGCGAAGAGCAGCCAGAGCGACGGGATCAGACGCGGCGGCGTCGCCCGATTCGCCGCGTGGCTCAAGTCCTTCTGATCGTGGTTCTGGTCCAGGCCGGTCTGTGGCTATGGGTCGGGCGCGGTGCACTGATTCGGAGAATGCCCGAAATGGTGGCCGACGATCTTGCATTCCTCGTGAACGTCGGGTCCGATCGCGATCTGTTGGTCGACGATGGACTGCCGGCCCGCCGATTCATGGTTCACCCGCGAATCGCGTCGGTGCTCAGCGTTCACAAGCAGAATGACCTGGCAAGGACATTTTCGGCATACAACGGCGAGATGTTCGCCGACGAGCAGTCCTGGAGCGCGTTCTCCGACCCGCACCTCTGTCGGCGCTGCATCGCGATCGGCTATTCCGAACGCTGGATCTATCCGTTCGTAGCGCGCGCGACCACCGGTTACACGATGCATCCGTCGACGTCCGGGGGCTGGACCGACGGTCGAGAGTGGCCGGTCATGAGAAGAGACCACGTCTACCTATTCGTATTCGGCGTGTGGGTCCGCGTTCACGACGGTCAGCATCGCGGCGGGCAGGCGGACAACGGTACGGCCACCATTCCAGTCTAGAGACGACGCTATTCCGCGTACAGCTGAACCTCATCGGCAATTCGATCGGCCATGCTGAACGTCGCATCGAGATCCTCGTGACGAACGATGAGATAGCCGTCGGAGATCTGTGCCTGCTGCCAGTCCCGTCGTTGTGCTCCGATCGGTAGCAGGTCGACCTTCACCAGATGATGACCGAACTCTTCGCGGATCTTATCGACACCGTCGATCCGTCGAATCCTTCCTTCGCCACGGGCACGCTTGAACACGATCCCGGCGTTGTAGTGTCGTTCAAC
This sequence is a window from Acidobacteriota bacterium. Protein-coding genes within it:
- a CDS encoding DUF2007 domain-containing protein; this encodes MSFEDCESPSVPWKVLIQTTDDFHLQLVCSLLGVAQIPHTAQGQSALRLYPLGAAGTKTTNRMLGATVKVPEDRLEEARALISEPAVDIEDPS